Part of the candidate division WOR-3 bacterium genome is shown below.
CTTCCCGGCCGATGTTCAGTAGTCCGACGGACGGGTTCGCCTTGCGGAGTAGGTAGCTGGCGGCGGTTGCGCCCATCAGCCCGAACTGGTAGAGCTGTAATGGACTGGCGTCAACGTTTGCGCCGACGTCGAGCACCATGCTCGAACCTTTGACGGTCGGGAACATTACCGCCAGCGTGGGTCGGTGAACACCTGGCACGGCGCCAATCATAGTAAGAGCATAGGCCATCACTGCACCGGTGTTCCCGGCCGAGACCACGCCATCCACTTTGCCTTCCTTTAGGAGGCGCATGCATACCGCGATTGACGAATTGCGCTTGCGCTTGACTGCGTCGGATGGCGCCTCGTGCATCCCGACAACTTCAGTTGCCGACACAAGCTCAAGCCGGGCCGAGCAGTTCCGATTGAAGCCGGCGATTATCTCTCCTTGACCGACGAGTACGACCTCAAGCGAACTGTCTTCCTCAAGTGCTAGAGCAATACCTTGAAGCTCAGCCCGGGGGGCGTTGTCCGACCCCATCGCATCGAGTGCGATCTTCACTGTGTCTTTTCTTTTTCCCTGCTGATGAAGATGACTTCCTTGCCCGCGTAGTAACCGCAGTGCAGGCACACGCGGTGCGGCAGTTTTGGCTCGTGGCAATGAGGGCAGTCAACCACAGTCGGCGCGGTCAACTTCCAGTGAGTCCTACGTTTGCGACCGCGCTGCCGGGAATGCCTTCGCTTAGGTAGCGGCATTAGTCCTCCAGTAAGGGTTAGACGTGCTCGATTCTAT
Proteins encoded:
- the plsX gene encoding phosphate acyltransferase PlsX; the encoded protein is MKIALDAMGSDNAPRAELQGIALALEEDSSLEVVLVGQGEIIAGFNRNCSARLELVSATEVVGMHEAPSDAVKRKRNSSIAVCMRLLKEGKVDGVVSAGNTGAVMAYALTMIGAVPGVHRPTLAVMFPTVKGSSMVLDVGANVDASPLQLYQFGLMGATAASYLLRKANPSVGLLNIGREESKGNDAILGAYRMFKQSELNFVGNIEGYDILKGTADVVVCDGLVGNVLLKYGEGLAEVVAGMLADYLESESRYRLRRWLSKPVLQEFIDRMDYQEHGGALLLGVEAPVVVAHGRSSPRAIMNALRSACRAVEGNITEHIRKRFTQEKGIETGE
- the rpmF gene encoding 50S ribosomal protein L32, with the translated sequence MPLPKRRHSRQRGRKRRTHWKLTAPTVVDCPHCHEPKLPHRVCLHCGYYAGKEVIFISREKEKTQ